The following are encoded together in the Deltaproteobacteria bacterium genome:
- a CDS encoding Crp/Fnr family transcriptional regulator — MDPLAISQGNGDSLPPDTTQGRVRRAFLRTVPAGQVLFEIGDPGEPLFVVQAGEVALLEAGAEGAARLLARLGPGDPVGETDAVLGRSRTVRAVATTDARLLQLDRETFREMCLARPEIALRIVERLAQRTADLERRLGALGMNDLVRPVVRSLLRHAPAGAAGSARLALGLRAIAESAGLSLRDAHRGLCELFDRKLVRLVEDALLVPDVSALAACLEDDSDSTGSGSAR; from the coding sequence GTGGACCCGCTCGCGATCTCCCAGGGCAACGGCGACTCGCTCCCGCCCGACACCACCCAGGGCCGCGTCCGGCGCGCCTTCCTGCGCACGGTGCCGGCCGGTCAGGTGCTGTTCGAGATCGGCGACCCGGGCGAGCCCCTCTTCGTGGTGCAGGCGGGTGAGGTGGCACTGCTCGAGGCGGGAGCCGAAGGCGCGGCGCGCCTGCTCGCGCGCCTGGGCCCCGGCGACCCGGTCGGCGAGACCGACGCCGTCCTGGGTCGCTCGCGCACGGTACGCGCCGTGGCGACGACCGACGCGCGGCTGCTCCAGCTCGATCGCGAGACCTTCCGCGAGATGTGCCTCGCGCGGCCCGAGATCGCGCTGCGCATCGTCGAGCGGCTCGCGCAGCGCACCGCGGATCTCGAGCGGCGGCTCGGCGCGCTCGGCATGAACGACCTGGTGCGGCCCGTCGTGCGCAGTCTCCTGCGTCACGCGCCCGCCGGCGCGGCCGGGAGCGCGCGCCTCGCGCTCGGCCTGCGCGCGATCGCCGAGAGCGCGGGCCTCTCGCTCCGCGACGCCCACCGCGGCCTGTGCGAGCTCTTCGACCGCAAGCTCGTGCGGCTCGTCGAGGACGCGCTGCTCGTGCCCGACGTGAGCGCCCTCGCGGCCTGCCTCGAGGACGACTCCGACTCGACCGGCTCCGGCTCCGCGCGTTGA
- the dtd gene encoding D-aminoacyl-tRNA deacylase, with product MRAVAQRVARARITVAGEPVGEMGAGLLALVGVARADGPAEAALLARKLVHLRIFPGARGGMDASLLESGGTLGVVSQFTLLGDARQGRRPSWAEAAPPEQAEPLLDALCAAARELGAPVVTGRFRATMAVELVNEGPVTILLDTERRF from the coding sequence ATGCGGGCGGTCGCCCAGCGCGTCGCGCGCGCGCGGATCACGGTGGCGGGCGAGCCGGTGGGCGAGATGGGCGCGGGGCTCCTGGCGCTGGTCGGGGTCGCGCGCGCGGACGGGCCCGCGGAGGCCGCCCTGCTCGCACGCAAGCTCGTGCACCTGCGGATCTTCCCGGGTGCCCGGGGCGGCATGGACGCCTCCCTGCTCGAGAGCGGCGGGACCCTCGGCGTGGTCTCGCAGTTCACCCTGCTCGGCGACGCCCGCCAGGGCCGGCGGCCCTCCTGGGCGGAGGCTGCCCCGCCCGAGCAGGCCGAGCCCCTCCTCGACGCGCTCTGCGCCGCCGCCCGCGAGCTGGGGGCGCCGGTCGTCACGGGCCGCTTCCGCGCGACCATGGCGGTCGAGCTCGTGAACGAGGGCCCCGTCACGATCCTGCTCGACACCGAGCGCCGCTTCTGA
- a CDS encoding cytochrome c biogenesis protein CcdA — protein sequence MDGVSASAFATAWVAGLLSVLSPCVLPLMPAYLSLVSGISVEELRARADEAEVRRRVLIAAGAFVAGFSLVFVVLGASATVAGRWLRAFRLDVLGLEIGIHQIAGLVIIVMGLHLAGVLRIPWLYGERRFEGPKQPTGPLGAAAVGAAFAFGWTPCVGPILGGILTLAGARETVGQGVGLLLVYSFGLGVPFLLAAWSLERFLVAMGGLRRHLHKLEVAAGVLLVVIGALVVTNQLSRLNGYFQFLEEVVVRLEESLL from the coding sequence GTGGACGGCGTCTCTGCGAGCGCTTTCGCGACCGCGTGGGTGGCGGGGCTGCTCTCGGTGCTGTCGCCCTGCGTGCTGCCGCTGATGCCCGCCTACCTGTCGCTCGTCTCCGGGATCTCGGTCGAGGAGCTGCGGGCGCGGGCGGACGAGGCGGAGGTGCGCCGGCGCGTCCTGATCGCCGCCGGGGCCTTCGTGGCCGGCTTCTCCCTGGTCTTCGTGGTGCTCGGCGCCTCGGCCACCGTCGCCGGCCGCTGGCTGCGGGCCTTCCGGCTCGACGTCCTCGGGCTCGAGATCGGGATCCACCAGATCGCCGGCCTCGTGATCATCGTGATGGGGCTCCACCTGGCCGGCGTCCTGCGGATCCCCTGGCTGTACGGGGAGCGGCGCTTCGAGGGCCCCAAGCAGCCGACCGGGCCGCTCGGTGCGGCCGCCGTGGGAGCGGCCTTCGCGTTCGGCTGGACGCCCTGCGTCGGGCCGATCCTCGGCGGGATCCTGACCCTGGCGGGCGCGCGCGAGACGGTGGGGCAGGGGGTCGGCCTGCTCCTCGTCTACTCGTTCGGCCTCGGGGTCCCGTTCCTGCTCGCGGCCTGGAGCCTCGAGCGCTTCCTGGTGGCGATGGGCGGGCTGCGCCGCCACCTCCACAAGCTCGAGGTCGCGGCCGGGGTCCTGCTCGTCGTGATCGGCGCGCTGGTGGTGACGAACCAGTTGAGCCGGCTGAACGGCTACTTCCAGTTCCTGGAGGAGGTGGTCGTGCGGCTCGAGGAGTCGTTGCTGTGA
- a CDS encoding TlpA disulfide reductase family protein, whose product MRASRERALPRRARALALLALLLAGCLAEERPAGPAPPFTLPDLEGRELALADLAGRTVVVDFWATWCEPCKAQIPVLNRFQREHPEVAVLGVAVDADGLAVVEPFAREHAIGYRVLLGSESLAREYGVPGFPALVIVDAAGRLDSLHLGVVTPEALEEAVVAAADGP is encoded by the coding sequence GTGAGGGCCTCGCGGGAGCGGGCGCTCCCACGCCGCGCTCGCGCCCTCGCCCTGCTCGCGCTCCTGCTGGCCGGCTGCCTCGCCGAGGAGCGCCCGGCCGGACCGGCGCCGCCCTTCACCCTGCCCGACCTCGAGGGCCGGGAGCTCGCGCTCGCGGACCTGGCCGGCCGGACCGTGGTGGTGGACTTCTGGGCGACCTGGTGCGAGCCCTGCAAGGCCCAGATCCCGGTGCTGAACCGCTTCCAGCGCGAGCACCCCGAGGTGGCCGTGCTCGGTGTCGCGGTCGACGCGGACGGGCTCGCCGTGGTCGAGCCCTTCGCCCGCGAGCACGCGATCGGCTACCGGGTGCTGCTCGGGAGCGAGTCGCTCGCCCGCGAGTACGGGGTGCCCGGCTTCCCTGCGCTCGTGATCGTGGACGCCGCGGGCCGGCTCGACTCGCTCCACCTGGGCGTCGTCACCCCCGAGGCCCTCGAGGAGGCGGTGGTGGCGGCGGCGGACGGGCCCTAA